The DNA region TCTTAAAAATAGGGTTTGTCTGGTTTCTACTAAAGATGGTTATGAAATAGATATTTCTCTGGGGATCCCGGGATACGAAGAAGAGGTGATGAAAAGGGCAGTTGAATTTAATGTGGATAAAAGACATATTGTCAGAATATGTTCTGCTGAAGATCTCATTATACATAAAGTGGTTGCTGGCAGACCACAGGATTTAAATGATATAGAAGGAATAATCCTGCGTCAAGGGAAAAGACTTGATATTAAATATATACGAAAGTGGCTCAAGGCATTTGCTGATATTCTGGAAATGAAGGAATTAAGAGAAAGATTTGAAAAACCATGGAAGCAACTGACAAACAAACCCAAATAATTTGTAACCGTTCACCTCACCACGGAGACACAGAGACACTGAGAAAAATCTAAAATCATTCTCCGTGTCTCTGTGTCTCTGTGGTGAACGATTACCTTTTCTGAAGAGGTGCGCCGGCATAAAAAAGGCCCCTGGAATGATCCAGGGGCCTTTAGCTATACCCCCCCAATGACGGGGAGACGGGAAAGCTGGGTGATTCTAATCGACATGGCGGCGCAGGAAGGCAGGAATAGCATAGGGATCGTCCGCCGGGACTTGGCCTTCAGG from bacterium includes:
- a CDS encoding nucleotidyl transferase AbiEii/AbiGii toxin family protein, producing the protein MRYLSSQIRAICKVHNFFDSAGIQYVFIGGIALQWWGEPRFTRDVDVTILVDLGKEEVVIKKILSAFPPRIPDALGFALKNRVCLVSTKDGYEIDISLGIPGYEEEVMKRAVEFNVDKRHIVRICSAEDLIIHKVVAGRPQDLNDIEGIILRQGKRLDIKYIRKWLKAFADILEMKELRERFEKPWKQLTNKPK